The Musa acuminata AAA Group cultivar baxijiao chromosome BXJ1-3, Cavendish_Baxijiao_AAA, whole genome shotgun sequence genome window below encodes:
- the LOC135584312 gene encoding neutral/alkaline invertase 3, chloroplastic-like isoform X1, with amino-acid sequence MMGSSEVAMHALSGAVPAHFSPSLFANAPHLAIPYKTRGKYRRKSRALAASCSTSRMRNGCLRDYGFRNINNRLLSLKCKCQRAESTSGDANKTWFTEPTSKADQILGELNGQKVVDFENGSVIMPNDVSVNQSSDKTRGNSVEDVAWRLLQESVVYYCGTPVGTIAAKDPSDSGSSVLNYDQVFIRDFIPSGMAFLLMGEYEIVRNFILHTLQLQSWEKTMDCHSPGQGLMPASFKIRTVPLDGDDSATEEVLDPDFGEAAIGRVAPVDSGLWWIILLRAYGKCSGDLSVQERIDVQTGIKMILKLCLADGFDMFPTLLVTDGSCMIDRRMGIHGHPLEIQALFYSALVCAREMLAPEDGSADLIRALNNRLIALSFHIREYYWVDKRKLNEIYRYKTEEYSYDAVNKFNIYPDQISPWLVEWMPEKGGYFIGNLQPAHMDFRFFSLGNLWSIVSSLATTHQSLAILDLIEAKWSDLVADMPFKICYPALEGQEWQIITGSDPKNTPWSYHNGGSWPTLLWQLTVACIKMNRPEIAARAIEVAEKRIAADRWPEYYDTKRARFIGKQARLYQTWSIAGFLVAKLLLKNPDAARNIWNDEDAEIVNALNIIVDSNPRKRGRKVLKKTYII; translated from the exons ATGATGGGTTCTTCGGAGGTAGCTATGCATGCCCTATCTGGGGCAGTACCTGCCCATTTTAGTCCCAGTTTATTTGCGAATGCGCCGCACCTAGCTATCCCCTATAAAACTCGTGGGAAGTACCGGAGGAAGAGTCGTGCGCTCGCAGCATCATGTTCTACATCAAGAATGCGGAACGGTTGCCTGAGAGATTATGGATTTAGGAACATCAATAACCGATTGTTGTCTTTGAAATGCAAGTGCCAGCGAGCTGAGAGCACCAGTGGAGATGCCAACAAGACCTGGTTCACTGAACCAACGAGTAAGGCAGATCAGATTCTTGGTGAGCTGAATGGGCAGAAAGTTGTTGATTTTGAGAATGGTTCTGTCATCATGCCTAATGATGTATCAGTCAATCAGTCATCGGACAAGACAAGAGGAAACTCTGTTGAGGATGTGGCGTGGCGGCTTTTACAGGAATCTGTGGTTTATTATTGTGGAACTCCAGTTGGAACTATTGCAGCAAAGGATCCATCAGATAGCGGTAGCAGTGTTTTGAACTATGATCAGGTTTTCATTCGTGATTTCATACCTTCGGGGATGGCTTTTCTACTAATGGGAGAATATGAAATTGTCCGCAACTTCATTCTTCACACTCTTCAGCTGCAG AGCTGGGAGAAGACAATGGATTGTCACAGTCCAGGTCAGGGATTGATGCCAGCAAGCTTCAAGATTAGGACAGTTCCGCTTGATGGTGATGACTCTGCTACTGAAGAAGTCTTGGACCCTGATTTTGGAGAAGCTGCAATAGGACGTGTAGCACCAGTTGATTCAG GATTATGGTGGATTATACTGCTACGGGCTTATGGAAAATGCTCTGGAGATCTCTCAGTCCAGGAAAGAATTGATGTGCAGACAGGCATCAAGATGATTCTAAAGCTTTGTTTAGCTGATGGCTTTGACATGTTTCCAACATTATTAGTAACAGATGGTTCATGCATGATTGACCGCCGAATGGGGATTCATGGCCACCCTCTTGAAATTCAG GCACTGTTCTATTCGGCACTTGTATGTGCTCGGGAGATGCTTGCACCAGAGGATGGATCAGCAGACCTTATTCGAGCATTAAATAACAGACTAATAGCACTGTCATTTCACATTCGGGAGTATTATTGGGTAGACAAGAGAAAACTCAATGAGATCTACAGATACAAAACAGAAGAATATTCTTATGATGCTGTGAACAAGTTCAACATCTACCCTGATCAAATTTCTCCATGGCTAGTGGAATGGATGCCTGAGAAAGGAGGTTACTTTATTGGAAATTTGCAGCCTGCACATATGGATTTTCGTTTCTTTTCTCTAGGAAATCTGTGGTCTATAGTGAGCAGTCTAGCAACTACACATCAATCACTTGCCATTTTGGATCTTATTGAGGCTAAATGGTCTGATTTGGTGGCAGATATGCCATTTAAGATATGTTATCCTGCTCTTGAGGGTCAGGAATGGCAAATTATTACTGGCAGTGATCCCAAAAATAC GCCTTGGTCATACCACAATGGAGGTTCCTGGCCAACATTGCTCTGGCAG CTCACAGTTGCATGCATTAAAATGAACAGGCCAGAAATTGCTGCAAGAGCCATTGAGGTTGCGGAAAAGCGCATTGCAGCAGACAGGTGGCCTGAATATTATGATACCAAGCGAGCACGATTCATTGGAAAACAAGCTCGTCTGTACCAAACTTGGTCCATCGCAGGCTTCCTGGTGGCGAAGCTGCTGCTAAAAAACCCAGATGCTGCAAGAAACATATGGAACGACGAGGATGCAGAGATTGTGAATGCCTTGAACATCATTGTCGATTCCAACCCAAGGAAGCGAGGCAGGAAGGTGCTAAAGAAAACCTATATCATTTGA
- the LOC135584312 gene encoding neutral/alkaline invertase 3, chloroplastic-like isoform X2: protein MMGSSEVAMHALSGAVPAHFSPSLFANAPHLAIPYKTRGKYRRKSRALAASCSTSRMRNGCLRDYGFRNINNRLLSLKCKCQRAESTSGDANKTWFTEPTSKADQILGELNGQKVVDFENGSVIMPNDVSVNQSSDKTRGNSVEDVAWRLLQESVVYYCGTPVGTIAAKDPSDSGSSVLNYDQVFIRDFIPSGMAFLLMGEYEIVRNFILHTLQLQSWEKTMDCHSPGQGLMPASFKIRTVPLDGDDSATEEVLDPDFGEAAIGRVAPVDSGLWWIILLRAYGKCSGDLSVQERIDVQTGIKMILKLCLADGFDMFPTLLVTDGSCMIDRRMGIHGHPLEIQALFYSALVCAREMLAPEDGSADLIRALNNRLIALSFHIREYYWVDKRKLNEIYRYKTEEYSYDAVNKFNIYPDQISPWLVEWMPEKGGYFIGNLQPAHMDFRFFSLGNLWSIVSSLATTHQSLAILDLIEAKWSDLVADMPFKICYPALEGQEWQIITGSDPKNTPWSYHNGGSWPTLLWQARNCCKSH, encoded by the exons ATGATGGGTTCTTCGGAGGTAGCTATGCATGCCCTATCTGGGGCAGTACCTGCCCATTTTAGTCCCAGTTTATTTGCGAATGCGCCGCACCTAGCTATCCCCTATAAAACTCGTGGGAAGTACCGGAGGAAGAGTCGTGCGCTCGCAGCATCATGTTCTACATCAAGAATGCGGAACGGTTGCCTGAGAGATTATGGATTTAGGAACATCAATAACCGATTGTTGTCTTTGAAATGCAAGTGCCAGCGAGCTGAGAGCACCAGTGGAGATGCCAACAAGACCTGGTTCACTGAACCAACGAGTAAGGCAGATCAGATTCTTGGTGAGCTGAATGGGCAGAAAGTTGTTGATTTTGAGAATGGTTCTGTCATCATGCCTAATGATGTATCAGTCAATCAGTCATCGGACAAGACAAGAGGAAACTCTGTTGAGGATGTGGCGTGGCGGCTTTTACAGGAATCTGTGGTTTATTATTGTGGAACTCCAGTTGGAACTATTGCAGCAAAGGATCCATCAGATAGCGGTAGCAGTGTTTTGAACTATGATCAGGTTTTCATTCGTGATTTCATACCTTCGGGGATGGCTTTTCTACTAATGGGAGAATATGAAATTGTCCGCAACTTCATTCTTCACACTCTTCAGCTGCAG AGCTGGGAGAAGACAATGGATTGTCACAGTCCAGGTCAGGGATTGATGCCAGCAAGCTTCAAGATTAGGACAGTTCCGCTTGATGGTGATGACTCTGCTACTGAAGAAGTCTTGGACCCTGATTTTGGAGAAGCTGCAATAGGACGTGTAGCACCAGTTGATTCAG GATTATGGTGGATTATACTGCTACGGGCTTATGGAAAATGCTCTGGAGATCTCTCAGTCCAGGAAAGAATTGATGTGCAGACAGGCATCAAGATGATTCTAAAGCTTTGTTTAGCTGATGGCTTTGACATGTTTCCAACATTATTAGTAACAGATGGTTCATGCATGATTGACCGCCGAATGGGGATTCATGGCCACCCTCTTGAAATTCAG GCACTGTTCTATTCGGCACTTGTATGTGCTCGGGAGATGCTTGCACCAGAGGATGGATCAGCAGACCTTATTCGAGCATTAAATAACAGACTAATAGCACTGTCATTTCACATTCGGGAGTATTATTGGGTAGACAAGAGAAAACTCAATGAGATCTACAGATACAAAACAGAAGAATATTCTTATGATGCTGTGAACAAGTTCAACATCTACCCTGATCAAATTTCTCCATGGCTAGTGGAATGGATGCCTGAGAAAGGAGGTTACTTTATTGGAAATTTGCAGCCTGCACATATGGATTTTCGTTTCTTTTCTCTAGGAAATCTGTGGTCTATAGTGAGCAGTCTAGCAACTACACATCAATCACTTGCCATTTTGGATCTTATTGAGGCTAAATGGTCTGATTTGGTGGCAGATATGCCATTTAAGATATGTTATCCTGCTCTTGAGGGTCAGGAATGGCAAATTATTACTGGCAGTGATCCCAAAAATAC GCCTTGGTCATACCACAATGGAGGTTCCTGGCCAACATTGCTCTGGCAG GCCAGAAATTGCTGCAAGAGCCATTGA
- the LOC135637568 gene encoding uncharacterized protein LOC135637568: MVDPTRNEAAALRKKIDVVNRALKPLGQSCLRKEKEYKEALEAFNGKNKEKSQLVAKLMELVSESERLRMRKLEELNKSIDFFR; this comes from the exons ATGGTAGATCCAACCAGGAACGAAGCGGCGGCATTACGCAAGAAGATAGACGTAGTCAATCGTGCATTGAAACCTCTCGGACAATCCTGTCTGAGGAAG GAAAAAGAATACAAAGAAGCTCTCGAAGCCTTCAATGGGAAGAACAAGGAGAAGTCTCAGCTAGTGGCCAAACTCATGGAG CTGGTCAGCGAGAGCGAGAGACTGAGGATGAGGAAGCTGGAGGAGTTGAACAAGTCGATAGATTTCTTTCGCTAA